TCCTTGCCGAACGGTGAAAGTCTGAAGGAGGTGGGCGGACCTGGCTCATCCGGTCACCGAAGAAACACacgtctgtttgtctttcacttATGTCCAGCTGTAGTTCGTCCTGATACTGATCATGTATCAAAGCAGCGCAGGTCTAgactttaataaaacacaccGGCCTGTATGTTGTTATGAATAGAATTTTTATAACCGATACAAAATGATGACATCTGAATTAAAAATCCCTCTAAAGGGAAAAATGTGAGCTCACATAAAtgtgataaagacaaaaacaaatacaatccAGACTTTCTGTGTCAACACATCAAGTTTCTTCCCTTTTAAACTTATTTAACgagacatttttcagttctttctttctactGAAAAGATAAGATTCATGATTCACTAAGATGTGGACCAGAACAACCAACAGCGTGGGATGTGATGCCCTTTGATTTGTTGACCAACTTTCAGACTaatgaacttttaaaaaaatgacatgacatcTATCAATAAATGTTGGTGTGTATAAGAAAAGCAGAGCTGATACTGAGAAAGAAGAGGCTGGTTTGTTCTCATCTTTTCGGGGTCAAGGCAAAACTTCAACAAAGAGTAGAAAGTTTGAACAAGAACCATGTATGTTTATAAGTACGTCTATACCCAGGTGCACTGTGTTACTCTTGTTGCCATCAACATGTTTACTCTCTCTATGATCACACAAAATGCTCACACAAGTTTACTTCCTGGTCCTCTCATGGACCAGGAAGTAAACTGCTCTGGTCATGTGACAATTTACACTAAACATGTGAGACTGCACAGATTTATTGagattatttcagtatttccttgATATGCATTGGTTCatcattcagaaacatttttagatGTGAGTGGACTAACATCTGTTGGAGCAGATTAATGTACTTGAAGCTGATAAGGTTTTATGACTCACTAAAATATTGacttgaaaaaaacaacagtgtgggATGTGATGCCCTTTGATTCGTTGACTGACTTTAAGTCTgatgaactttttaaaaaaaaacacgacACCCATCAATAGGTGCTGGTGTATATAAGAGGACCACAGGCTGAcactgagaaagaagaagcGAAGGTCATTCCTCAGCTGGTTTGTTCTCATCTCTTTGCCCTCTTCAACATCTACCAGGATGCTGACTGTGTCTCTTCTTGTTTGTGCCGTGATGGCTCTGGCCAGTGCTGATGGTGAGTATCAGACTTCAAGGAACCCAGGATCCACATCAACTGTCGTATCATTACAGTAATCACAActgtctgtatttcttcatTAGACAACAGCACCACATCTATAGTAGATGTCAGTGTTGCAGAGGGTGAGTATCAGACTTCAAGGAACCCAGGAACCACATCAACTGTCGTATCATTACATTAATCACAActgtctgtatttcttcatTAGACAACAGCACCACATCTTTAGATGTCAATGCTGCAGAGGGTGAGTATCAGACTTCAAGGAACCCAGGAACCACATCAACTGTCGTATCATTACAGTAATCACAACTGTCTATATTTCTTCATTAGACAACAGCACCACATCTTTAGATGTCAATGCTGCAGAGGGTGAGTATCAGACTTCAAGGAACCCAGGAACCACATCAACTGTTGTATCATTACAGTAATCACAACTGTCTATATTTCTTCATTAGACGACAGCACCACatctaaaaaagaagaagtggcTCCCTCCTGTGAAATTGGTTGGTCTGAGTTCAATGGTCGCTGTTTCCTGTTCGTGTCAACAGAGATGAGTTGGGCTGATGCTGAGGTAATCAGGGATTCATTGCATGTTTAAACGCAGATAGCCCTTCATTACTTCCTCTACCACATCCTCCTGTTGGTGGAGGAATCCACCACATGTGCAgcttcacatctgtctgttcatctcCACTGTAGAAAAACTGTCTGCACAAGAAAGGACACCTTGCATCGGTCCACAACGAGGAGGAGTACAAACACATTCAGGCTGTGGTGAATGCACACACCGGAGGTCATCCAACAACATGGGTTGGAGGCTCTGACTGTCAAAAGGTAATttatcataaataataaaaggtCTTATCTGCAGGGCTGACTGAAGGAAGCCTTGGTCGACTGAAATCATAACTACTCTTTAAATGCTAATTGTGAagttcacatccaaatttttagtcatttgtttgaACAAAATGCAGCTGATGACTGATGTCAGTTAGTTTGGAACTGACTCAGAGAAAACACTCAGTAAACGTTACATAATCCTGGAAGGCTCTTGATGAaacacttttcttcttctggaaGTAACAACTGATTGTGATCGTCCGACTAATGAGAGTGACACTCTTTGACTTACACATTTGTTCTGTTCTCTCGTCTTCTAGGAGGGTATCTGGCTCTGGAGTGACGGCAGCGGTTTTGAATTTGACTCCTGGTGTGAAGGACAACCAGA
The DNA window shown above is from Lates calcarifer isolate ASB-BC8 unplaced genomic scaffold, TLL_Latcal_v3 _unitig_4821_quiver_1579, whole genome shotgun sequence and carries:
- the LOC108902430 gene encoding type-2 ice-structuring protein-like isoform X2, translating into MLTVSLLVCAVMALASADDNSTTSIVDVSVAEDNSTTSLDVNAAEDDSTTSKKEEVAPSCEIGWSEFNGRCFLFVSTEMSWADAEKNCLHKKGHLASVHNEEEYKHIQAVVNAHTGGHPTTWVGGSDCQKEGIWLWSDGSGFEFDSWCEGQPDNYVGAESCLQINANESHCWNDFPCSTVLPSVCASVPQSS
- the LOC108902430 gene encoding type-2 ice-structuring protein-like isoform X1, coding for MLTVSLLVCAVMALASADDNSTTSIVDVSVAEDNSTTSLDVNAAEDNSTTSLDVNAAEDDSTTSKKEEVAPSCEIGWSEFNGRCFLFVSTEMSWADAEKNCLHKKGHLASVHNEEEYKHIQAVVNAHTGGHPTTWVGGSDCQKEGIWLWSDGSGFEFDSWCEGQPDNYVGAESCLQINANESHCWNDFPCSTVLPSVCASVPQSS